The following proteins are co-located in the Pecten maximus unplaced genomic scaffold, xPecMax1.1, whole genome shotgun sequence genome:
- the LOC117318805 gene encoding receptor-type tyrosine-protein phosphatase epsilon-like codes for MTQSLKPTYHEADYRTALLPANKMKNRTLSVLAVDEYRVYLRSQPKGRTDYINAVVVPSYTSKTGYIVTQTPLEDTVVDLLTMIMDHSCQTIVIIEPDDINWLPGEGEEKTIRDFTLEHKGTSSTIANVNLVEITIENVVTSFNSLVRMFHMTGWDSDSAVPRDSSALLQLLELVDSRRKSDESKTTLVMCRDGYSQSGLFCCISNARDQIKSDEEVDIYQISRQLLVRRPAFLINFEQYQCCYNVIKDYLDTTDVYMN; via the exons ATGACACAATCTTTGAAACCAACTTACCATGAGGCAGACTACAGAACCGCGCTATTGCCAGCCAACAAGATGAAAAACAGGACCTTGTCTGTCTTAGCAG TTGACGAGTACAGGGTGTACCTGCGATCTCAGCCTAAAGGTAGAACAGACTACATTAATGCGGTGGTGGTGCCC TCTTATACATCCAAAACTGGGTACATCGTCACACAGACTCCTCTGGAGGACACCGTGGTGGATCTGTTGACGATGATAATGGACCACAGCTGTCAAACAATTGTCATCATCGAGCCGGACGACATT AACTGGCTTCCAGGGGAAGGCGAAGAAAAAACCATTAGGGATTTCACTTTGGAACACAAAGGGACGTCTTCAACAATAGCAAATGTCAATTTGGTTGAAATCACTATCGAAAATGTG GTGACTAGCTTTAATAGCCTTGTTCGAATGTTCCACATGACTGGATGGGATAGTGACTCGGCAGTCCCTCGGGATTCGTCCGCGCTACTTCAGCTGCTGGAACTTGTTGACAGCAGACGTAAATCGGACGAGTCCAAGACTACACTCGTTATGTGTCG AGACGGATATTCCCAGAGTGGACTCTTCTGTTGTATCAGCAATGCCAGGGACCAGATAAAATCTGACGAGGAAGTTGATATCTATCAGATTTCTCGTCAGCTACTTGTGCGACGTCCAgcatttttaatcaatttt gAGCAGTACCAATGTTGCTACAACGTGATTAAAGACTACCTGGATACCACTgacgtgtacatgaactga